From Trichoplusia ni isolate ovarian cell line Hi5 chromosome 8, tn1, whole genome shotgun sequence, one genomic window encodes:
- the LOC113496855 gene encoding mitochondrial pyruvate carrier 1-like → MSMLGNFARQLKSKEFRDYLMSTHFWGPVANWGIPVAAIADTQKDASFISGKMTLALTFYSIMFMRFAWKVQPRNMLLFACHFTNEIAQLTQGARFINYHYLEKKEDTAAPAKVDAASQVAPVAPSAKTAS, encoded by the exons ATGAGTATGTTGGGGAACTTTGCAAGGCAGCTGAAAAGCAAAGAGTTTAGAGATTATTTAATGAG cacCCATTTTTGGGGCCCAGTAGCGAATTGGGGTATACCAGTAGCAGCCATTGCAGATACACAAAAAGATGCTTCGTTTATTAGTGGAAAAATGACTCTTG CCCTGACATTCTATTCAATAATGTTCATGAGATTCGCGTGGAAGGTGCAGCCCCGCAACATGCTGTTATTCGCTTGCCACTTCACGAACGAAATAGCCCAGCTCACGCAGGGCGCTCGGTTCATCAATTATCATTATTTGGAGAAGAAAGAGGACACAGCAGCACCAGCCAAGGTTGACGCTGCTAGCCAAGTAGCACCAGTCGCTCCATCCGCCAAAACCGCGTCATAG